A window of the Podospora bellae-mahoneyi strain CBS 112042 chromosome 6, whole genome shotgun sequence genome harbors these coding sequences:
- a CDS encoding hypothetical protein (EggNog:ENOG503NZQA) has translation MSAFAGRSCNVIPESIASDAGVAGAGVLLSSTITAFLVIGMAASLILQDVRWPRKCIRNPSIVRRKLLSGYSDQQILVGIGLQSVGLVKSWQLSPYHFFIIWMLSLLSMATHNAALLSLVNDFKRDWVLRWMRQLLMFLNLLLSIVYGVFLLKAKIKDLPDTLPIACAWTRPSDTTRLDGLDVVATVVVVALNCLIFGLATWYLQSRRRKSRAFRVVQAMGIVAMAGIAFGATTRAYLLSQAFGTPDVLLSDDGEKTWSFGQLLGMLMLLLPVISIIEIKRGDASIAPPVPDDVYSSGEDSQERLVGRELGPMKA, from the exons ATGTCGGCTTTTGCAGGCAGAAGTTGCAATGTCATTCCAGAAAGCATTGCAAGCGATGCCGGTGTAGCGGGAGCTGGT GTCTTGCTATCATCCACAATTACCGCCTTCCTTGTCATAGGCATGGCTGCAAGTCTCATTCTCCAGGATGTTCGGTGGCCAAGAAAGTGTATCCGGAACCCCTCCATCGTCCGAAGAAAGCTGCTCTCGGGCTACTCTGATCAGCAGATTCTCGTGGGCATCGGCCTGCAGTCTGTCGGGTTGGTCAAGTCGTGGCAGCTTTCCCCGTATcacttcttcatcatctggATGCTCTCTCTTTTGTCCATGGCAACCCACAACGCCGCGCTGTTGTCTCTGGTAAACGACTTCAAGAGAGACTGGGTGCTCAGATGGATGAGACAGCTTTTGATGTTCCTCAACCTGCTCCTCTCCATTGTGTACGGCGTCTTTTTGCTAaaggccaagatcaaggatcTGCCGGATACCCTGCCCATCGCATGTGCTTGGACTCGCCCTTCTGATACGACTAGACTGGACGGCCTGGACGTGGTGGCTACCGTGGTCGTGGTAGCCTTGAACTGCCTGATCTTTGGGCTTGCCACCTGGTATCTTCAGAGCAGGAGGCGAAAGTCACGCGCCTTTCGCGTAGTACAAGCCATGGGCATTGTTGCCATGGCAGGCATTGCTTTCGGGGCCACCACGCGGgcctacctcctctcccaagcGTTTGGCACACCAGATGTCCTGTtgtctgatgatggggaaaagACGTGGAGCTTCGGCCAGCTGTTGGgcatgttgatgttgctgctgcccgtCATTTCGATTATTGAAATCAAGAGGGGCGACGCTTCCATTGCCCCCCCCGTGCCAGATGATGTTTACAGCTCGGGTGAGGATAGCCAAGAGAGGCttgtggggagggagctTGGACCTATGAAGGCATAG
- a CDS encoding hypothetical protein (MEROPS:MER0031610; EggNog:ENOG503NWUN; COG:S), with protein sequence MSNPGLLYVTMEPRRHDEEFLNQFHEWYQNEHGPTRLRLPHIFPNGFRYRATDSLKPEFLAIYDVIEMRHLETPVYTQLRENRTKREGETIGQVDVDRRFFDLLGEQAKEGFTKIEDLSDREAEGQVLIAVEVEVKGGEQGEKEITKWYLEEHIPMLSKIPGWLRSRMCRTPSLIEGGDKVRIVTLHEYEKVNGLGGEEHKASMDTKWRTEVFDKWIAAKHRRTYELFYVFGPGPRELETLSKLPESKGFKWEDGKIETVPGKDTAAVNAYVYAKDGLTIRYRLEGNVSPKAPTVAFSNSLLTDYHMWDELVAILKAARPDLRILRYDTRGRHVIPLPPVPATLDMLADDLQTLLKGLRIEKLHALIGVSMGGATTLKFALKYPELVDRIVACDFNVASSDANTAAWKDRIVVAEKNIRDLAGVTVERWFHPHTMTEKPEIAKWMTDMVAGNNVEGFKYSCQALWGYNMREEMKGCKVNTLFVVGDGDGKGALVKAMEGFKANLGEKGAELKIVPNAGHLPMSEAASDFWEAINEFL encoded by the coding sequence ATGTCCAATCCCGGCCTCTTGTACGTCACCATGGAGCCCCGTCGCCACGACGAGGAATTCCTCAACCAGTTCCATGAGTGGTACCAAAACGAGCACGGCCCGACCCGGCTCCGGCTGCCGCATATTTTCCCGAATGGTTTCCGCTACCGGGCCACCGACTCTCTGAAGCCCGAGTTCCTGGCCATTTACGACGTCATCGAAATGCGCCATTTGGAAACACCCGTCTACACGCAGCTGAGAGAGAACAGAACCAAGCGGGAAGGTGAGACCATTGGCCAAGTGGACGTCGACAGGAGATTTTTCGACCTGCTGGGAGAACAGGCCAAGGAGGGCTTCACCAAGATTGAGGACTTAAGCGATcgggaggccgagggacAGGTTCTGATCgccgtcgaggttgaagtcAAGGGCGGGGAGcaaggggagaaggagatcaCCAAGTGGTACCTGGAGGAACACATTCCCATGTTGAGCAAGATTCCGGGCTGGCTGAGGAGCAGGATGTGCCGGACTCCCTCCTTGATCGAGGGAGGTGACAAGGTCAGAATTGTGACGCTGCATGAATATGAAAAGGTGAAtgggctgggaggggaggagcaCAAGGCGTCCATGGACACCAAGTGGCGGACTGAGGTGTTTGACAAGTGGATCGCGGCCAAGCACAGGCGGACGTATGAGCTGTTCTACGTGTTTGGACCGGGCCCAAGAGAGCTGGAGACACTGAGCAAGCTCCCCGAGAGCAAGGGTTTTAAGTGGGAAGACGGCAAGATTGAGACGGTTCCTGGGAAGGATACGGCGGCTGTGAATGCCTATGTGTATGCCAAGGATGGGCTCACCATCCGCTACCGGTTGGAGGGCAACGTCTCGCCCAAGGCCCCCACCGTGGCGTTCAGTAACTCTCTGTTGACGGACTACCACATGTGGGATGAGTTGGTGGCCATTCTGAAGGCTGCGCGTCCCGACTTGCGCATCCTGAGATATGACACCCGCGGCAGACATGTGATTCCCTTGCCTCCTGTTCCGGCGACGTTGGACATGCTTGCCGACGACCTTCAGACTCTTCTCAAGGGCCTCAGGATTGAAAAGCTGCATGCTTTGATCGGTGTCTCTATGGGCGGTGCCACCACGCTCAAGTTTGCGCTCAAGTACCCCGAGCTGGTGGACAGGATCGTGGCCTGCGACTTCAACGTTGCCAGCTCTGATGCCAACACAGCTGCCTGGAAGGACCGCATTGTGGTAGCTGAGAAGAACATCCGGGACCTGGCCGGTGTGACGGTGGAGAGATGGTTCCATCCTCACACCATGACTGAGAAGCCCGAGATTGCCAAGTGGATGACCGACATGGTGGCGGGAAACAACGTCGAGGGCTTCAAGTACAGCTGCCAGGCACTCTGGGGCTACAACATGAGAGAGGAAATGAAGGGATGCAAGGTCAACACTCTCTTCGTTgtgggcgatggcgatggcaagGGCGCTCTGGTCAAGGCTATGGAGGGTTTCAAGGCCAATCTCGGCGAGAAGGGGGCAGAGCTCAAGATTGTTCCCAACGCCGGGCATTTGCCCATGTCTGAGGCGGCGAGCGACTTCTGGGAGGCCATCAACGAATTTCTTTGA
- a CDS encoding hypothetical protein (EggNog:ENOG503P067; COG:E) has translation MAPFRAEHMGSLLRPQELLDVREAIREKGLSEEQAGLPAVEEKAVGQVVKLQQDLGFKAVTSGEYNRTRFWGLMWDEFEGTIRLQDAEASMFRLYHPDVVSLIEQDRKVMPGDSVIAGSKLSFNPAKSVSNLHELRLVQKFVPESEWDNIKLTMITPAWFHMRYKQGRAYTKEAYANDAEYFDDVAKVYQAELDVLYKAGLRNVQFDDPGLAYFCSDKFRQGWEEDKDNIGTVDDLLDAYIKLYNDSISKLPADFHTGVHLCRGNFIGGRHFAEGAYDIIAQKLFTDLKVNTFYLEYDTERAGGFEPLKYLPKDRHVVIGAISTKLRDLEDKEEIKQRIYKAANFVAEGSGQTREEALKRIALSPQCGFSTHETGYPLSEEDEKKKLALVRQIADEIWGEA, from the exons ATGGCGCCTTTCCGTGCAGAACATATGGGCTCGCTCCTGCGGCCTCAGGAGCTCCTCGACGTGCGAGAGGCCATCCGCGAGAAGGGGCTCAGTGAGGAGCAGGCTGGCCTTCCTGccgtcgaggagaaggcggtcGGGCAGGTGGTCAAGCTTCAGCAAGACCTTGGCTTCAAGGCTGTCACGAGTGGTGAATACAACCGTACTAGGTTTTGGGGTCTCATGTGGGACGAGTTTGAGGGCACTATCCGTCTTCAGGACGCCGAGGCATCCATGTTCCGTCTCTATCACCCAGACGTCGTCAGCCTGATCGAGCAAGACCGCAAGGTCATGCCGGGAGACTCGGTCATTGCCGGCTCAAAGCTGTCTTTCAACCCAGCAAAGTCGGTCTCTAACCTTCATGAGCTCCGCCTGGTCCAAAAGTTTGTGCCCGAGAGCGAGTGGGACAACATCAAGCTCACAATGATCACTCCTGCCTG GTTCCACATGAGATATAAGCAAGGGCGAGCCTACACCAAGGAGGCGTACGCTAACGATGCCGAGTACTTTGATGACGTTGCAAAGGTGTACCAGGCCGAGCTTGATGTTCTGTACAAGGCTGGCCTCAGAAATGTCCAGTTTGACGACCCTGGCCTTGCTT ACTTTTGCTCCGACAAGTTCCGTCaaggatgggaggaggacaaggacaacatTGGCACGGTGGATGATCTTTTGGACGCTTACATCAAGCTCTACAACGACTCCATCAGCAAGCTCCCCGCTGACTTTCACACCGGTGTGCATCTCTGCCGAGGCAACTTTATCGGCGGCCGCCACTTTGCCGAGGGCGCCTATGATATCATTGCCCAGAAATTGTTCACCGATCTCAAGGTCAACACTTTCTACCTCGAGTACGACACCGAACGTGCCGGCGGTTTTGAGCCTCTGAAGTACCTCCCCAAGGATCGACATGTGGTCATTGGTGCCATCAGCACCAAGCTGCGTGATCTGGAAGATAAGGAGGAAATCAAACAGCGCATCTACAAGGCCGCCAACTTCGTAGCTGAAGGCAGTGGACAGACACGTGAGGAGGCTCTTAAGCGCATTGCCCTGAGCCCTCAGTGCGGCTTCAGTACCCATGAGACAGGCTACCCCCtcagcgaggaggacgagaagaagaagttggcACTTGTTCGCCAGATTGCTGATGAGATTTGGGGAGAAGCGTAA
- a CDS encoding hypothetical protein (COG:A; EggNog:ENOG503NV3Z), translated as MWNITEKEPYQVTRADIKLYHASDLPRLGRFSEALTRLNNQLDSYTTSNDFPFGIWFLLQALVYNCYLHPTTVQALARELLGRSNISIDAFRKFFDWIDYPAPESNPKQSK; from the exons ATGTGGAACATTACAGAGAAGGAGCCCTATCAAGTCACGCGAGCTGATATCAAACTCTATCATGCATCTGACCTCCCGAGGCTGGGCCGCTTTAGTGAAGCTCTGACTCgtctcaacaaccagctTGACTCGTACACGACAAGTAATGACTTCCCATTTGGTATCTGGTTTTTGCTCCAAGCTCTTGTCTATAACTG TTATCTTCATCCAACAACGGTGCAGGCCCTGGCTAGAGAACTTCTCGGCCGTTCCAACATCTCGATTGACGCCTTCAGGAAGTTTTTCGACTGGATCGACTACCCGGCACCTGAGAGCAATCCAAAGCAGTCGAAGTAG
- a CDS encoding hypothetical protein (COG:A; EggNog:ENOG503NV3Z): protein MKSLDVAERQIHEAQLIRAELFNDNENSTRIFRVLISPRRITLHGPELETKNRILRKFDGKADFFFRVQLCDENGQDLLFNPTISLDTVYSRFKSILRKGIAVAGRQYKFLGFSHSSLRAHSLWFSAPFYHEGKLQIPEYIIEQLGDFAPIRSPARCATRIGQAFTETPYSVSLVDNGVQTSEIPDVERNGRVFSDGVGVLSPQTAEAIHAAIPESKGKPTCFQIRWAGAKGMLSLDTELGGSQICIPPSMKKFESPDEANLDICDMASKPIPMMLNRQMIKILEDMDAPPWWFLELQRKEVNHLRAITRTVSSTASFLAMKDIGESIRLPHLLRQTESMGVGYRQDLFLCSVVETALLKEIKLIKHKARIPVPKGITQFGVMDETDPWHRTPAISSSPTTSSLPRAILSCSVVFSQRGDRDLSSILSGGDLDGDIYNIIWDEAIVSQVRSFSPADYPCLPIVELGRKVEAADMIDFFVDFISQDCLGVIATWHMILADLAPQGTHDSDCVKLAELHSQAVEFSKTGRAVNLRELPKTPRQGRPHLCVHHQNCLDVCLHEQVVLTCISVLPQGPKCSSKKK, encoded by the exons ATGAAAAGCCTCGATGTCGCAGAAAGACAAATCCACGAAGCCCAGCTCATCAGGGCGGAGCTGTTCAACGACAATGAAAATTCGACCCGCATCTTTCGTGTTTTAATCTCTCCCAGGCGTATAACCCTCCACGGGCCAGAGCTGGAGACTAAAAACAGGATCCTCAGAAAATTTGACGGCAAGGCCGACTTCTTTTTCCGAGTCCAACTCTGCGATGAGAACGGCCAGGATTTGCTcttcaaccccaccatctcacTTGACACTGTTTACAGTCGGTTCAAGTCAATACTACGCAAAGGAATTGCAGTCGCCGGCAGGCAATACAAGTTTCTGGGCTTTTCCCACTCTTCGTTGAGAGCCCATTCACTGTGGTTCTCAGCCCCGTTCTACCACGAGGGTAAATTGCAAATCCCCGAATACATCATCGAGCAGCTGGGCGACTTTGCGCCCATTAGATCACCGGCTCGCTGTGCTACTAGGATTGGTCAAGCGTTTACCGAAACGCCATACTCTGTGTCCCTTGTAGACAATGGGGTCCAAACGAGCGAAATCCCGGATGTGGAAAGAAATGGCAGGGTGTTTTCCGACGGGGTGGGGGTGCTTTCGCCCCAGACAGCAGAGGCAATCCATGCTGCTATCCCTGAATCCAAGGGCAAGCCGACCTGTTTCCAGATCCGATGGGCCGGGGCCAAAGGAATGCTTTCTCTGGACACGGAACTCGGGGGCAGTCAGATCTGTATCCCGCCGTCCATGAAAAAGTTCGAGTCACCCGACGAAGCAAACCTGGACATCTGCGACATGGCTTCCAAGCCAATACCAATGATGCTGAACCGCCAAATGATCAAGATACTGGAAGATATGGACGCACCACCCTGGTGGTTTTTGGAGCTGCAGAGAAAGGAAGTCAACCATCTACGTGCCATCACGAGGACCGTCTCCAGTACGGCCAGCTTCCTGGCCATGAAGGATATCGGGGAGAGTATTCGTCTCCcacacctcctccggcagACCGAGTCCATGGGGGTTGGCTACCGCCAAGATCTGTTTCTTTGCAGTGTGGTGGAGACGGCCCTGCTGAAGGAGATCAAGTTGATCAAACACAAGGCACGCATCCCTGTCCCCAAAGGTATCACTCAGTTTGGTGTCATGGATGAGACGG ATCCCTGGCACCGCACCCCGGCGATATCCAGCTCGCCCACCACGTCATCCCTCCCGAGGGCCATCCTCTCCTGCAGTGTCGTGTTCAGCCAGCGGGGGGACAGAGATCTGTCCAGCATACTCTCGGGGGGAGACCTCGACGGGGATATTTACAACATAATCTGGGATGAGGCAATTGTGAGCCAAGTCAGGTCATTTTCACCAGCCGACTACCCATGCCTACCGATCGTGGAGCTTGGCAGAAAGGTGGAAGCAGCTGATATGATTGATTTCTTTGTCGACTTTATCAGCCAGGATTGCTTGGGTGTGATCGCAACATGGCACATGATACTTGCAGACCTCGCACCGCAAGGCACGCATGATAGCGACTGCGTTAAACTGGCCGAACTCCATTCCCAGGCCGTGGAATTTTCCAAGACAGGGAGGGCGGTCAATCTTCGCGAGCTTCCCAAAACCCCCAGACAAGGACGACCTCATTTGTGCGTGCATCACCAAAACTGTCTCGATGTCTGCCTACATGAACAGGTTGTGCTGACGTGTATCTCAGTCTTGCCGCAGGGTCCCAAGTGCTCGTCCAAGAAAAAGTAG
- a CDS encoding hypothetical protein (COG:S; EggNog:ENOG503P2B6), whose translation MATTATSDVGPGAGAPFSSIITTVRRSLTSLANKGKQHARKPEDGHAQITRLIATQPKPNSPPHPPDSQASSAGKDSHEKPPLHLLALPTELLNNILRHLNFVSILELRKTCRFFHTLASPPQLRILFGREQLTTLLLQHCKTCLVHDPFRSNLLSCSHEDEGWPLASQCVDCALVANDERLKIGKRVKLGTEDVVQICRWCGRPIRNHEGVAGPPDPNSPGTRRDGRPFHKGNCYRSYNNSLLFFFILGWVQLTLGITGAGLSWRYWRGAVMVFAPSVTSFLLLWIVMGFLFFRGSRKRAYRYTLLLELAILGCWIPPVYYISMQIVNHPERDVDAAMQAALALFGLNLVFRLFNVMGNIVILCSTPDLTPRKKPNAGLFKRAIYKLMLWSVAWTYPPSVEHRLSSE comes from the exons ATGGCTACAACAGCTACGTCTGATGTGGGgcctggagctggagctcccttctcatccatcatcacgacGGTCCGACGCTCGCTGACGTCTCTCGCCAACAAGGGAAAACAGCACGCCAGAAAACCCGAGGATGGACATGCTCAAATCACTCGTCTCATCgccacccaacccaaaccaaactccccccctcacccgccAGATAGTCAAGCATCGTCGGCCGGCAAAGACAGTCATGAGAAACCTCCACTCCACCTGCTGGCCCTGCCCACTGAGCTGCTGAACAACATTCTGCGCCATCTGAACTTTGTGTCTATCCTGGAGCTCCGAAAGACATGTCGCTTTTTCCACACCCTcgcttcacctccccagctGCGCATCCTCTTTGGCCGCGAGCAACTGacgaccctcctccttcagcaTTGCAAGACATGCCTGGTGCATGACCCCTTCCGCTCTAACCTGCTCTCTTGTAGTcacgaggatgaggggtggCCTTTGGCATCCCAGTGCGTCGACTGCGCCTTGGTGGCCAACGATGAGAGATTAAAgattgggaagagggtgaaaTTGGGCACCGAGGACGTGGTTCAGATATGCCGTTGGTGTGGAAGACCGATACGGAATCACGAAGGCGTGGCCGGGCCTCCCGATCCAAACAGTCCAGGAACCAGGAGAGATGGTCGTCCTTTTCACAAGGGCAACTGTTATCGTAGCtacaacaacagcctcttGTTTTTCTTCATACTGGGCTGGGTTCAACTAACCCTCGGCATCACGGGAGCCGGGCTGAGCTGGCGGTACTGGAGAGGGGCAGTCATGGTTTTTGCACCGTCCGTCACGTCgtttctgctgctgtggaTCGTCATGGGCTTCCTGTTTTTCCGAGGCAGCAGGAAGCGGGCATACCGATACACCCTCTTGTTGGAGCTTGCCATCTTGGGGTGCTGGATCCCGCCCGTTTACTACATCAGTATGCAGATCGTGAACCACCCGGAGAGGGACGTTGATGCGGCAATGCAGGCGGCGCTGGCCTTGTTTGGGTTAAACTT AGTGTTTCGATTATTCAACGTCATGGGCAATATCGTGATTCTGTGTTCGACCCCAGATCTGACACCAAGAAAAAAGCCAAACGCTGGATTGTTCAAAAGAGCCATTTATAAGCTCATGCTGTGGTCGGTTGCGTGGACATACCCTCCAAGTGTGGAGCATAGGCTTTCATCTGAGTGA